gggtgatgtcacccggtgaccccgcctctaATGGAGTCACAGTCCCGGggtatgatgggactgtgacgtcataaggggcggggtcaccgggtgaccacgccccatgcctatataagttgttgcgcacctcgcacacagcattacagcgggagagagcgtcgtgttaacatcggaagaagagaagagggaacaagatgacagagaagaccgggccaccgctagcaaaagagcggcaaaagagcagaagatatctgaggagcccggcagaagaaccggagacctggagaagaggctggagagagcgaaGAAaatggaagagacccctgaagtcagaagaagacccccggagctgcctaataagctACTTTAAAAACGTGTCTAGttttttttttgaaactttttcccccaggtgaatgggtaggggtacgatgtaccccatactcattcacatagggtggggggccgggatctggctctccgcccgcagaccccgacaaccaatggccagagttgtcgggaagaggcccttgtcctcatcaacatagggacaaggtgctttggggtggggggctgcaaaacggcatgggttcccctccaggagcataccaggcccttaggtctgatatggatttcaaggggaaccccgtgccaaaatttaaaaaaaatggtgtggggccccccaaaaatccataccagacccttatctgagcacgcagcccggccagtcaggaaagggggtggggacaagcgagcgccccccctcctgaaccgtaccaggctgcatgccctcaacatggggggtgggtgctttggggcagggggcatgcggcctggtacggttcagggggagggggggctcgctcgtccccaccccctttcctaaccggctgggctgcgtgctcagataagggtctggtatggatttttggggggccccacaccatttttttttttttttggcacggggttccccttaaaatccataccagacctaagggcctggtatgctcctggaggggaacccatgccgttttttttatttaaaatttggcacggtgttccccctcatgattcataccaaacacctgtcagcaatgtgTGTCGCTCAGCAGGAAAGGAGAAAAcccatttttcctttcccaatcagcgagccagctcggcgccgACTCCCGCGACGGGgtttgcaggtgtcaaatctcatcgataacagtggcgagattgacacaatatagtGGTCACCTACTATAAAGGGCTCCTGGTACTTCTAGATGACACTTAAACAAGATAACATCTGTGAGTGCCAACTCCAGCCTATGCAAcgaagtagacatgtgcgatttgtttaATTTCATTTCAAGATCTTAGTTATTCAGAGAATCGGATGAATCCAAATTTCccaatcacaatagtaacaaatccaaaataaaaaataactaaactAATTATcagaatttgaaaatgaatttgaatccGAAAAAATATATTTGAATTGCAAAATTAATTTCAAATTAGAAATGGAAACATTTTGTAATaaatcagccctcaaaaattccactcacctgctcacattttgcgagtggattttgagggctggcgagctatGACTGCCTGGGAGCAGGGGGGGCGAACACCGATGGCAGCCTGGGTGTAATGGGAGTCCTCCTCGCAGTGATcgcggaggagaagagagagagagccgtCTGGAAGATCAGAGCGCAGGGAACACAACCGTAACATCTTTCATTTCACATTGCTGGGTTCCCCACCactcgctgtcagatacagcccctcctcctggtcccgggactttgatagacagatcactcgTCTAATCTCAGGATGGGTGATCCTGTCAATCAAGGTTCCCCGGTCAGGGGGCTGAGCTGTATATGACGTTGATCGGCGGGAACACagcaatttaaatgaaagctgttatcgttGTGTGCACTGCGTTTTGATCATCTGGGCAGCTCTCCTgttcctcccctgcacaggtaggctgcatggtgggcactggcTGCACGGTGGGCACTGGCTGCACAGTGGACACTGGCTGCACGGTGGACACTGGCTGCACGGTGGACACTGGCTGCACGGTGGACACTGGCTGCACGGTGGATactggctgcatggtggacactggctgcatggtggacactaGCTGcatgtgggcacaggctgcatggtgcatggtggacacaggctgcatggtgggcagatgctgcatggtggacactggctgcatggtgggcactggctgcatggtgggcacatggtgcatggtggacacaggctgcatggtggacacaggctgcatggtgggcacaggctgcatggtgggcacatgcTGCATGGTGGGCAGATGCTGCATGGTGGACACTAGCTGCATGGTGGGCAGATGCTGCATGGTGGACACTAGCTGCATGGTGGACACTAGCTGCATTGTGGGCAGATGCTGCATGGTGGACACTAGCTGCATGGTGGGCAGATGCTGCATGTTGGACACTAGCTGCATGGTGGGCAGATGCTCCATGGTGGACACTAGCTGCATGGTGGGCAGATGCTGCATGTTGGACACTAGCTGCATGGTGGACACTAGCTGCATGGTGGGCAGATGCTGCATGTTGGACACTAGCTGCATGGTGGGCAGATGCTGCatgttggacacaggctgcatgttggacacaggctgcatggtgggcagatgCTGCATGGTGGGCAGATGCTGCATGTTGGACACTAGCTGCATGGTGGGCAGATGCTGCATGTTGGACACTAGCTGCATGGTGGGCAGATGCTGCatgttggacacaggctgcatgttggacacaggctgcatggtgggcacaggctgcatggtgggcagatgctgcattggtgggcacaggctgcattggtgggcacaggctgcattggtgggcacgtgCAGCCTGCATTGGTGGGTTCGGTAAAgtttttgttgttgttaatatttattttataagttaattctgcataaaacatttaagtgtcatttaatgagatcatttatgagggcgtgattaggggtggggtggggttgggtggggcaacttgtggtgagtaacccttgaggcctggctaggaGCTCAgggcttgaaattttgagccctgcaataaatgcagtaaggtataaaagtgaaataagataatTCCTACTTTGGGCTGATATTAAAGCTTCTgaattttttacattaaaataataaacattttatacttacctgctctgtgcagtgattttgcagagagaagccctgatccttctcttctcggggtCCCCTGCCGGaactcctgctgagtgcccccagaggaagcagcttgctgtaggggcacccagGCAGGCTTGTTCCCAAGCCGAGCATGTCCATtctcacacagagctgcagcttggccctgcccctctctctcctcattggctcactggctatgattgaaagcagcaggagccaatggtgcccactgctctctcagccaatgtgGAGGGAGAGTCCTCGGAGAGCTGAcgctctcatgcacagcgctggtggaagatcgggctcaggtaggtattaaagGGGGCTGCACAGAgaagatttttaccttcatgcaatgtatgaaggtaaaaatctttgagcctttgcaaccactttaacaaatGAATCCGAAATTAAACATTTTCTGCACATCTGTTACCCAGGTTGATATAACAAACAATTTACCAAAGATTGGATCTGTCCTGGGGAAACGTTATGAGACTTTTTGGTAATGCAGACTGATTCAGAAGCATGCAGTAAGCAGACATATATAGTAGATGGAAAGACCACAAGTCAGCGGAGTGGGACCTACCCATAGATTTCATGAGGTTGGTGAGGGAGATGACATCTTTCAGACAACATTCCCCGGCACAGTTATTGGTTTGTGCTGTAACCGCAGACAGGAGAAAGAAACAAAGCAGAAGCTTCATCTTCCAGAGTCCAGGAACACCTGAGAGGGACAGAGACAGGTGACATCTGTGTGCGGAGAACCTCATTGCTACCACAAACTGCACAAATAACAATTCATTATACAAATACAGCCGACAACTGCAACACCAAGTATGACATCACAAGGAATCCCAACATCAATCTACACCAGGATACGGCTTCTAGGAATGACAAAATCATTGTACTTTATTTTACTGATACATTTTCCCTGTTCCATCCCCAATGAGGAGACATTTCACCAGGAGCTTGAAATGTAAATGAAGGCAAAAAGCTAAATGAGCAGCCAAATTgcattaagaataaaaataaatggaacGGTAACACCAGCTTAAGGAACGTTCCTCCTCTGCATTCCTCcactgaaaataattgatgtcacCAACTTTAAGGTGGAGTAAACTGGATAAGTCTGGAGCAACTTTATAAATGGAGTTTTATACCTTCTGAATATATTTGATTATAGAAAAGGAATTATCCCCTCCATTTACTTCTGGTGTGATGTCCCATAGATTCTCCTAAATATATAGTGATGGGGTTATTGGAAGAGTGACCATGCTCCACTcctttagtaaccccccccccccagctctataTATGGTGCAGTAACCCATTAGCTCATCATTATCTCAGTAATATAAAGTTACCCCTGTACAGGACTGAGCCTTCCTACTCCCATAACACTTACCTGATGGATATGAAAGAAATTCTACATGACCTGAAGGTGAGGAGACACTTATATACCTGATAGGGACCGACCTTCCACCAATCACAGCAGGGAAGGAGTCATTTTCCTCTTTAATCCCCTCCCCTGCTGGAGTCCAGCCAATTTTCAGCCAGAGATCTCCCTGGAAGAGGATAGGATGTGTATTCTCTGAGATACCATCTCCAGATTGCAACATAATTCTATAGAATTGAGTTTTGGATGCAAACATTTGCTTTTGTTAACTTTGGCAACAAAAAACACTCCCACTTTGTTATCAACCTGACTAGTTAGTTGATATATTTTGAAGGAAAATAGGACTGTGCAGGGTGTAAGCCAGCTGGCCGACTCACTTTCTGCTTCCTCTGGGGGTGCTATAGAGCACAATAAGCATATGTGTACagaaaaccttggattgcgagcataatttgtttcgGGAGCATGCTTGTagtccaaagcactcgtatatcaaagcaaatttccctataagaaataatggaaactccaatgattccacaaccatttattcataagtccttcagtttatggtCCAAATAaagagattatagcaatgtgatcggttgtgtaaccataaaatgtccgtctacaaatggaagcctccacaaggggattagaagcaaaatccagcaggagatagagatTTTTGCTGGtgctctcatactaataatactacagacaggcagttgattctgctagctgcagtataatcagtgtgtatacatatgtatatgtataagtgtgtatgtatgtaatatatatatatatacacacatcccagctttgtgcagctacatctcactgcaggccattagtatgtctggaaggccaaaaaggagaggcagacagtcacaagccaataaaagagggcaagcaggctctgtgtctagaggcaacagtgctggtcgtggacacggtgcatcctcatcagtagggatgagccgaacaccccccggttcggttcgcaccagaacttgcgaacagaccaaaactttgcacgaacgttagaaccacattgaagtctatgggactcaaacgtttgaaatcaaaagtgctaattttaaaggctaatttgcattggtattgtcctaaaaagtgtttggggacccgggtcctgccccaggggacatgtatcaatgcaaaaaaagttttaaaaactgacatttttacaggagcagtgattttaataatgcttaaagtgaaacaataaaagtgtaatatccctttaaattttgtacctggggggtgtctatagtatgcctgtaaaggggcgcatgtttcccgtgtttagaacagtcagagagcaaaataacatttcaaaggaaaaaaagggtctggtatgaattttgagggggacccctacgtctttttttttttaaattttgttttgggttccccttaatatccataccagacctgaagggcctggtattaaatttagggggacccccacaccattttttttattttttattttggttcggggttcccctgtggggaattcccatgcagtttttatcaatgaacttgtatgtgtattgtcggaccggcaatgcattaatagccgcgagtagttttaaatgacttttttcctttgaaatgtaattttgctgtcagactgttctaaacacgggaaacatgcgcccctttacaggcatactataaaatgttaaaaaaaaaaaaaaaattaaaaaatgttatacaacaaacatgttggtttgttttaaaaaccttttataaatgcacatgtgattgctgcataaactgttggcgctatataaatctcgtataataataataataatactaattttgcttgcattaaaaatattgataatcaacaatgtgtggcttcttctttcaatgctcataaacattttttgtggtaaaataggtgttttcagtgacaatgggggttatttcctaagggcaaatccactttgcattacaagtgcagtctcaagtgcacttgtagtgcaaagtgtctttgcctttagtaaataacacccaacagtgctttataattttacacaatcacgccattttcatgactccccaaatttcagtcatggtcagctaaaagaaagacaagcagtaaatgtcagcaaatatttgttcagttcaaaaaaaaattattttaaaaatgtctcagacattgtctgggatatcgatggcccccctacccgcaaagtattccatgtatcttagacggacctcgcgggggggggcaagccaggaaggcgagcttcaagcgccgtcagggttggttcattgagataaattccggcttcaggcccaactgagccagcatagttcacagaatttctccttaaaaagttgtggagaacacagcaagccaggatgatgcgattgagtttatactccgccatgtgtatcagtgtaagaaataggcggaaccggctggccattattccaaagtgttctccaccactcttctggctctggccagctggcaattaaaaaccctctggtccggggtgagggtcctcatagggaatggccgcataagatggtccctcagcacaaacgcttcatccgcaacgaagacgaatgggagtacttccgcattgtcttctggaggtggcaagtccaagctgccattctggagacgcctgtagaactccatgtgggcgatgactccaccatctgacatccggccattcttccccacgtccacatacaggaactcataagtagccgacaccaccgccaacatcacaaaactattgaaccccttgtagttgtaatagtatgaccccgggttgggtggtgggatgatatggatgtgtttcccatcaattgcccctccgcagttaggaaagtcccaccgctgggcaaagtgggaggccacagtctgccattcctgtgggttggaaggaaactgtggagtcaaaccaaaaaataaaaattattcattttgcacataaacagggaaagcagattacacacaaacattcttggccaacatcaagataacatttattttgagggagtttttaaagtccaaagtataaggtacacctatcaggtTCCTCCTCCcaacccctctcatgggccatttctaacattataggggggggtaatcttggacaggtaaccctcttcacttcattgagagatgaatgcctaaatacagggtattactttggccaacccctccttagttacactattgccagcccactggacaggtaagaagtgtcataatacaaagatataaatgcacattgtacacatttgagcccaaagggcctggtaatggactgtggggtaaTCCCATGCCgtgtttttcaatgacttttatgtgtattcccgggaccgacaattcattaatagccacaggtacttttaaatgactttttttcctttacaaatgttattttgctctcggactcttctaaacacgggaaacatgcgccactttacaggcatactatagacaccccccaggtatgaaatttaaatgaatattttgcttttattgtatcactttaagcattattaaaattactgctcccaaaaaaacggctgtttttaaaactttttttgcattgaacatgtcccctggggcaggacccaggtccccaaacactttttatgacaataacttgcatataagcctttaaaattagcacttttgatttctcccatagacttttaaagggtgttccacggctttcgaatttgccgcgagcaccccaaattgttcactatttggcgaaagggcgaacagccaatgttcgagtcaaactcatgttcgtcccgaacataaagctcatccctattaaagataTATGGGAATCTCTTAGTCTCTGGTGGTTCTGAGAATCTGTGGGGATTTATGGTGGTCTCTGAGGAGATCTGTGTTGGTTGTCAGGGCCTCTGAGGGTCTTTGGAGATCTTTGGTGGTTACCAGAGGTCTCTGAGGAACTGTGGGGTATCTAAGAATTTTTGGGAATCTCTGTTAGTCTTCAAAGGTCTCTAACAACCTGAAGAGTTCTTTGAGGAACTGTGGGTATCTCCAAGGGTCTCTCCCACCCCATTTTATGGTTTCTTTGGATTGCTAAAGATACATAATAATCTCAGTTTCTGGTGGTTCTAAAAATCTGTGGGAATTTGTGGTGGTCCCTGAAGAAATCTGTGTTTTGGAGATCTCTGGTAGTCACTCCAGTCCTGGGTCATGAAAATGGGATGTTTGAGAAATTTGAGCTGCATTTTTGAGCGATGTAACAGCGCAGTGATCATGATCAAGATTTTCTATTACTTGCAAGCTGCTAAGTGTTTCTCCTAATGGTCTCGATGAATGCTAAATTTATgatcatgtttgttgtttttttggattttttgatAACCTCGGATTTTCAGGTTTTTGATGATCACAGATTTGTAAGTTTTTGATGAcctcagattttcaaatttttgatgaCTTTAGATTTTCTAATTTGTGATAACCtcagattttctcatttttgaTGACCTCAGATCTTTTAGTTTTTGATGACCTCagattttttagtttttgatgaccACAGATTTTCGAGTTTTTGATTACCTCAGACTTTTAGGATTTTGATGACCCCAAATTTTTGAATTGACAATGACCTCAGATTTTTGAGTTTGATGACCGCAGATTTTCAAGTTTTTGATGACCTCGgattttcaatgtgtttttttttacctgttttttttttacctcagatTTTTGAGTTTATGATGACCTCAGATTGTCAAGTTTTTGATTACCTCCGACTTTTAAGATTTTTTTGACCTCAGATTTTCAAGTTCTTTTTTTACCTCAGATTTTTGATGACCTCAGATTTTTGAGTTGTTGATTACCTCAGGTCTTCGAGATTTTGATGACCACAGATTTTTGAGTTTTTTTGGTTACCTCAGACTTGTAAAATTTTGATGACCTCTGATTTTTGAGTTTTTGATGACCTTAGAttttcaagggtttttttttaacctcagTTTTTTGAGTTCTTG
This window of the Aquarana catesbeiana isolate 2022-GZ linkage group LG01, ASM4218655v1, whole genome shotgun sequence genome carries:
- the LOC141129242 gene encoding resistin-like, giving the protein MLQSGDGISENTHPILFQGDLWLKIGWTPAGEGIKEENDSFPAVIGGRSVPIRYISVSSPSGHVEFLSYPSGVPGLWKMKLLLCFFLLSAVTAQTNNCAGECCLKDVISLTNLMKSMASTILENAKLDCYDHRTNGAYSICPPEYSTTGCSCGMACGSWDIQSERNCHCQCNNMDWTIARCCKLKFK